In Actinoplanes sp. NBC_00393, a single genomic region encodes these proteins:
- a CDS encoding caspase family protein, whose protein sequence is MLKAAAQDAEDVLFVYYTGHGCLEYDRNVLHLAGPETDPEMPEFGGISIDTLRGVLRKSPAARKVLVLDCCFSGRATASLSSQSDIVRAQIDIAGTLTLAASPGTQVSVVLPGERNTAFTGRLLQLLRDGVPGGPPHLDVDTLYATLHRRMRDAGLHEPQRLSAGHIDRLVLAPNRAWRPAPAQAREPVPAQVREPAPCPRRHRPASLCPCMCRPRPGRSRNRRPHLRSRGLKARWPGSSGPSRTSTSARSVTSTTVRPR, encoded by the coding sequence CTGCTCAAGGCCGCGGCGCAGGACGCGGAGGACGTCCTGTTCGTCTACTACACCGGCCACGGCTGCCTGGAGTACGACCGTAACGTCCTGCACCTGGCCGGCCCGGAGACCGATCCGGAGATGCCGGAGTTCGGCGGGATCTCCATCGACACCCTGCGCGGCGTTCTGCGCAAGAGCCCGGCGGCCCGCAAGGTTCTCGTCCTGGACTGCTGCTTCTCCGGCCGGGCGACCGCCTCGCTCAGCAGCCAGTCCGACATCGTCCGGGCCCAGATCGACATCGCCGGCACGCTGACCCTGGCCGCCTCCCCGGGCACCCAGGTCTCGGTGGTGCTGCCGGGCGAGCGGAACACCGCGTTCACCGGGCGGCTGTTGCAGCTGCTCCGGGACGGAGTGCCGGGCGGGCCGCCCCACCTCGACGTCGACACTCTGTACGCGACCCTCCATCGCCGGATGCGCGACGCGGGCCTGCACGAGCCGCAGCGGCTCTCCGCCGGGCACATCGACCGGCTCGTCCTGGCGCCGAATCGCGCTTGGCGGCCCGCGCCGGCACAGGCCCGCGAGCCCGTGCCGGCACAGGTTCGAGAGCCCGCGCCATGCCCGCGCCGGCACAGGCCCGCGAGCCTGTGCCCATGCATGTGCCGCCCGCGGCCCGGCCGCAGCCGCAACCGCAGGCCCCACCTCCGCAGCCGCGGGCTCAAGGCCCGGTGGCCCGGTTCCAGCGGACCAAGCCGCACCTCAACATCGGCACGCTCGGTCACATCGACCACGGTAAGACCACGCTGA
- a CDS encoding winged helix-turn-helix domain-containing protein: protein MTGTPRFDELIHAPTRLSLVSLLAATEWAEFKFLRDSLGLSDSALSKQLTTLEDAGYVEIRKSFVGKRPRTSARLTETGQQAFTDHVAALQEIVARAGLAVLP from the coding sequence ATGACCGGGACTCCGCGATTCGACGAGCTGATCCACGCGCCCACCCGGCTCTCGCTGGTCAGCCTGCTCGCCGCCACCGAGTGGGCCGAGTTCAAGTTCCTGCGCGACAGTCTGGGCCTCTCCGACTCAGCGCTGTCCAAGCAGCTCACCACCCTTGAGGACGCGGGTTACGTGGAGATCCGCAAGAGCTTCGTGGGCAAGCGGCCGCGCACCTCGGCCCGCCTCACCGAAACCGGCCAGCAGGCCTTCACCGACCACGTCGCAGCCTTGCAGGAGATCGTCGCCCGCGCGGGCCTGGCCGTCCTGCCTTGA
- the tuf gene encoding elongation factor Tu has product MARFQRTKPHLNIGTLGHIDHGKTTLTAAITKVLHDEFPDLNPYTPFDRIDRAAEEKARGITISIAHVEYQTAARHYAHVDCPGHADYIKNMITGAAQMDGAILVVAATDGPMPQTREQVLLARQIGVPYFVVALNKCDLVDDEELLELIELEARELLSTYDYPGDDLPVVRVSALRALHGDPRWAGNLLELMNAVDTAIPEPKRMTSEPFLMPIEDVFTITGRGTVVTGRVERGTLAVNEEVEIAGLREHSTRTVCVGIEMFRKLLDEARAGENVGLLLRGIKREDVDRGMVVVRPGTVSLHTEFEAVTYILSKEEGGRHTPFFQNYRPQFYFRTTDVTGVVTLPEGTELVMPGDSTAMSVKLIQPMALEPGLKFAIREGGRTVGAGTATRIQR; this is encoded by the coding sequence GTGGCCCGGTTCCAGCGGACCAAGCCGCACCTCAACATCGGCACGCTCGGTCACATCGACCACGGTAAGACCACGCTGACCGCCGCCATCACCAAGGTCCTGCACGACGAGTTCCCGGACCTGAACCCGTACACCCCGTTCGACCGGATCGACCGGGCCGCGGAGGAGAAGGCCCGCGGCATCACGATCTCGATCGCGCACGTGGAGTACCAGACCGCGGCCCGTCACTACGCGCACGTGGACTGCCCCGGCCACGCCGACTACATCAAGAACATGATCACCGGTGCTGCTCAGATGGACGGCGCGATCCTGGTCGTGGCGGCCACCGACGGCCCGATGCCGCAGACCAGGGAACAGGTGCTGCTGGCCCGGCAGATCGGCGTGCCGTACTTCGTGGTCGCCCTGAACAAGTGCGACCTGGTCGACGACGAGGAGCTGCTGGAACTCATCGAGCTGGAGGCCCGGGAGCTGCTGAGCACCTACGACTATCCCGGTGACGATCTGCCGGTGGTGCGGGTCTCGGCGCTCAGGGCGCTGCACGGCGACCCCCGGTGGGCCGGCAACCTGCTGGAGCTGATGAACGCGGTCGACACCGCGATCCCCGAGCCGAAGCGGATGACCAGCGAGCCGTTCCTGATGCCGATCGAGGACGTCTTCACGATCACCGGCCGCGGCACCGTGGTCACCGGCCGGGTGGAACGCGGCACGCTCGCCGTGAACGAGGAGGTCGAGATCGCCGGCCTCCGGGAACACTCCACCCGGACCGTCTGCGTCGGCATCGAGATGTTCCGCAAGCTGCTCGACGAGGCCCGCGCCGGCGAGAACGTGGGCCTGCTGCTGCGCGGCATCAAGCGGGAGGACGTCGACCGCGGCATGGTCGTCGTGCGGCCGGGCACCGTCAGCCTGCACACCGAGTTCGAAGCGGTCACCTACATCCTCAGCAAGGAGGAGGGCGGCCGGCACACCCCGTTCTTCCAGAATTACCGGCCCCAGTTCTACTTCCGCACCACGGACGTCACCGGTGTCGTCACGCTGCCCGAGGGCACCGAGCTCGTCATGCCGGGCGACTCGACGGCGATGTCGGTGAAACTGATCCAGCCGATGGCTCTCGAGCCGGGCCTGAAATTCGCGATCCGGGAGGGTGGCCGCACCGTCGGGGCCGGCACGGCCACCCGCATCCAGCGATAG
- a CDS encoding TetR/AcrR family transcriptional regulator: MTQDGRLLRGERTRTAVLDQALLLATVAGLDGLSLSQVADALSVSKSGLFAHWRSKGALQLAVIDHARAQWTDRVIRPAVAEPAGLRRLWAVHDHRLAFYEAEVLPGGCFFANAHFEFNARPGVIRDRLATEMADWMRFLTGVAADAVAVGDVAADVDPAGLAYQTEALGVCAVMQAPVLGAAPTFHQARRALLGHLRALATDPTTLPELT; this comes from the coding sequence ATGACCCAGGACGGCAGGCTCCTCCGCGGCGAGCGCACCCGCACCGCGGTGCTCGACCAGGCGCTGCTGCTCGCGACCGTGGCCGGCCTCGACGGCCTGTCGCTGAGCCAGGTCGCCGACGCGCTCTCGGTGAGCAAGTCCGGGCTGTTCGCGCACTGGCGCTCCAAGGGGGCGCTGCAACTCGCCGTGATCGACCACGCGCGGGCGCAGTGGACCGACCGGGTGATCCGGCCCGCGGTCGCCGAGCCGGCCGGCCTGCGCCGGTTGTGGGCGGTGCACGACCATCGGCTGGCGTTCTACGAGGCGGAGGTCCTGCCCGGCGGCTGCTTCTTCGCCAACGCCCACTTCGAGTTCAACGCGCGGCCCGGCGTGATCCGGGACCGGCTCGCCACCGAGATGGCCGACTGGATGCGGTTCCTGACCGGCGTGGCCGCCGATGCCGTGGCGGTCGGTGACGTCGCGGCCGACGTCGATCCGGCCGGGCTCGCCTACCAGACCGAGGCCCTCGGAGTCTGTGCGGTCATGCAGGCCCCGGTGCTCGGCGCCGCACCGACCTTCCACCAGGCACGCCGGGCTCTGCTCGGCCACCTGCGCGCACTGGCCACCGATCCGACGACTCTCCCGGAGCTGACATGA
- a CDS encoding sulfotransferase domain-containing protein — protein MFNRTVMFAKQNAPESIRVVTRRTLLRAHNARLRLTVPVVTRNEFTNIYHCAVRKTASQWIKELFSDPIVYRHSGLFTYDPRFYNWSDPRVCPPDRIALSLFFHRKRFDKIPKPDRYRAFFVMRDPRDMLVSSYFSTRNSHAPMGDVLEVRKVLQELPRKEGMLHLIDDFAAKGRFKALRSWAVAPASEEVRLFRYEDLVGDNQANEVDQLMRHCGITIPPPELATLLSRYSFANMNERKSAGTVSHYRKGQPGDWRNHFDDDITEAFERATGNLVERLGYPAYEESPARSITPRG, from the coding sequence ATGTTCAACCGCACTGTGATGTTCGCCAAGCAGAACGCGCCTGAATCCATTCGCGTCGTGACGCGCCGGACTCTACTCAGAGCGCACAACGCCCGGCTGCGGCTCACCGTTCCGGTGGTCACCCGGAACGAATTCACGAACATTTATCACTGCGCAGTGCGCAAAACCGCGAGCCAGTGGATCAAAGAGTTGTTCAGCGATCCCATCGTGTACCGCCACTCCGGTCTGTTCACCTACGACCCGCGGTTCTACAACTGGAGCGACCCTCGGGTGTGCCCGCCGGACCGCATCGCGCTGTCGCTGTTCTTCCACCGCAAACGGTTCGACAAGATTCCCAAACCGGACAGGTACCGGGCGTTCTTCGTCATGCGCGACCCGCGCGACATGCTGGTCTCCAGCTACTTCTCCACCCGCAACTCACACGCGCCGATGGGTGACGTGCTGGAGGTTCGCAAGGTCCTCCAGGAATTGCCACGCAAAGAAGGCATGCTGCACCTCATCGACGATTTCGCCGCCAAGGGCAGATTCAAGGCCCTCCGGTCGTGGGCCGTGGCGCCGGCTTCCGAGGAGGTCCGCCTGTTCCGCTATGAGGACCTGGTCGGCGACAACCAGGCGAACGAGGTCGATCAACTGATGCGGCACTGCGGAATCACTATTCCGCCGCCCGAGTTGGCCACCCTGCTGTCCCGATACAGCTTTGCAAACATGAACGAGCGCAAGAGCGCCGGAACGGTGTCGCACTATCGAAAGGGCCAGCCCGGCGACTGGCGTAATCACTTCGACGACGACATCACCGAGGCCTTCGAGCGAGCCACCGGGAACCTGGTCGAGCGCCTGGGCTACCCGGCGTACGAGGAGTCGCCGGCACGATCAATCACCCCGCGCGGATGA
- a CDS encoding acyl-CoA thioesterase: protein MTITTEEAPAVEYGDVVPMPVHFDDLDAMGVLHNSRYAVLVERALTLWWTERGVSFTGGRPTTPDAFNVVREYAITFHRPVRGTGEVNVHFWLDRLGTTSADYRFRVTSTDGATVYAEGRRVNVRLDPATMRPEPWTEQARVIAGALVRTK from the coding sequence ATGACCATCACCACCGAAGAAGCCCCCGCTGTTGAGTACGGCGATGTGGTGCCCATGCCCGTGCACTTCGACGACCTCGACGCCATGGGCGTGCTGCACAACTCCCGCTACGCGGTGCTGGTGGAGCGGGCGCTGACACTCTGGTGGACCGAGCGTGGCGTCTCCTTCACCGGCGGCCGCCCGACCACGCCGGACGCCTTCAACGTGGTCCGGGAGTATGCGATCACCTTCCACCGGCCGGTCCGCGGCACCGGCGAGGTGAACGTGCACTTCTGGCTCGACCGGCTCGGCACGACCAGCGCCGACTACCGGTTCCGGGTCACCTCGACCGACGGCGCGACGGTGTACGCGGAGGGCCGCCGGGTCAACGTCCGGCTGGACCCGGCGACGATGCGCCCGGAGCCGTGGACCGAGCAGGCCCGGGTCATCGCGGGTGCTCTGGTGCGTACCAAATAG
- a CDS encoding MFS transporter yields MKLTVFWRWWTAGTASGLGTAVGGVALPLTALTVLHASALEMGLITAAGYLAYLLISLPAGVIVQRLPLRGTQVGADLVRALAVVSIPLAWWWDVLTVPQLIVVALVISFADVLFDVANQTFLPEIVPAGQLQARNSLNSGTHAATQLGGPSLGGLAVQVLGSVPTLLIDVASYLISAVLLRTLPARRVQRPTIRTPMAALIREGWHYVTRHPVMGPGMWAATAVNFVCGAQHALFVFYLVRELHASPGMVGLLLAADGLGTLIGAALTTRFTGRIGTARGLIVAGFAGVGGALLIPWGTGAAGYLAFALGNLIFAGSVVVLSVTTRTYRMLASPPELLSRVIATVKFVSWGAIPIGGLVAGVLAGPLGARTTLLLFGVITLCAPLIWVVSPVRGLRDLPMPSTAESAPAAAGR; encoded by the coding sequence ATGAAACTCACTGTGTTCTGGCGCTGGTGGACGGCCGGCACGGCCAGCGGGCTCGGCACCGCGGTCGGCGGCGTCGCCCTGCCCCTGACCGCGCTGACCGTGCTGCACGCCTCCGCGCTCGAGATGGGCCTGATCACGGCGGCCGGCTATCTGGCGTACCTCCTGATCAGCCTGCCCGCCGGAGTGATCGTGCAGCGCCTGCCCCTGCGCGGCACGCAGGTCGGCGCGGACCTGGTCCGCGCCCTCGCGGTGGTCTCCATCCCCCTCGCCTGGTGGTGGGACGTGCTCACCGTGCCGCAGCTGATCGTGGTGGCGCTGGTGATCAGCTTCGCCGACGTGCTCTTCGACGTGGCGAACCAGACCTTCCTGCCGGAGATCGTCCCGGCCGGGCAACTGCAGGCCCGCAACAGCCTCAACTCCGGCACGCACGCGGCGACGCAACTCGGCGGGCCGTCGCTGGGCGGCCTGGCGGTGCAGGTGCTCGGCTCGGTGCCGACCCTGCTGATCGACGTGGCCAGCTACCTGATCTCGGCGGTTCTGTTGCGGACGCTCCCGGCGCGGCGCGTGCAGAGACCCACCATCCGTACGCCGATGGCCGCCCTCATCCGCGAGGGCTGGCACTACGTGACCCGGCACCCGGTGATGGGCCCCGGCATGTGGGCCGCCACCGCGGTCAACTTCGTCTGCGGCGCCCAGCACGCGCTCTTCGTCTTCTACCTGGTCCGCGAGTTGCACGCCTCGCCCGGCATGGTCGGCCTGCTGCTGGCCGCCGACGGTCTGGGCACGCTGATCGGCGCGGCGCTGACCACCCGGTTCACCGGCCGGATCGGCACCGCCCGCGGCCTCATCGTCGCCGGTTTCGCCGGTGTCGGCGGCGCCCTGCTCATCCCGTGGGGCACCGGGGCCGCCGGCTACCTGGCGTTCGCCCTCGGCAACCTGATCTTCGCCGGTTCGGTGGTGGTGCTCAGCGTGACCACCCGGACCTACCGGATGCTCGCCAGCCCGCCGGAGCTGCTCTCCCGGGTGATCGCCACGGTCAAGTTCGTCTCCTGGGGAGCGATCCCGATCGGCGGGCTCGTCGCCGGCGTCCTCGCCGGACCGCTCGGTGCCCGCACCACCCTGCTGCTCTTCGGCGTGATCACCCTGTGCGCGCCGCTGATCTGGGTGGTCTCGCCGGTCCGCGGGCTGCGCGACCTGCCGATGCCGTCCACTGCGGAGAGCGCGCCGGCGGCCGCGGGCCGATAG
- a CDS encoding NAD(P)-dependent alcohol dehydrogenase, which produces MRAVMFHRYGPPEVLTQVDLPKPEPRGDQVQIRMHATTVTSAECGMRRGEPRWGRVILGLTRPRAGVRVLGLEFAGEITATGPEVRKYRTGDRVFGFTGFAAGADAEYKCLSEKASFTTIPDHVPYSDAAATVDGYTTAWHFLHGIARLRPGQKVLVIGASGMIGTYAVQVAGRVGATVHAVCSGRNAKLAEELGADRVFDYTTEEFTASGERYDVVFDTVARSSFARCRPVLAPRGSYLPTTGLINNALHLRTALTRGPRVRTGMSVRKHAALADLRDLLDRGELRIVVDRTYPLSEIVAAHRHVDTGHKVGSVVITVP; this is translated from the coding sequence ATGCGTGCGGTGATGTTCCACAGATATGGACCACCCGAAGTGCTCACCCAGGTCGACCTGCCGAAGCCGGAACCCCGCGGTGACCAGGTGCAGATCCGGATGCACGCCACTACGGTCACGTCGGCCGAATGCGGGATGCGGCGCGGCGAACCCCGCTGGGGGCGGGTCATCCTGGGTCTGACGCGGCCGCGAGCCGGGGTACGCGTACTCGGCCTCGAATTCGCCGGCGAGATAACCGCGACCGGCCCGGAAGTCCGGAAGTACCGGACCGGCGACCGGGTCTTCGGCTTCACCGGTTTCGCCGCCGGGGCGGACGCCGAGTACAAATGCCTTTCCGAGAAGGCCTCGTTCACCACGATCCCGGACCACGTCCCGTACTCCGACGCCGCCGCCACGGTGGACGGTTACACCACGGCCTGGCACTTCCTGCACGGCATCGCCCGCCTCCGGCCCGGCCAGAAGGTCCTGGTCATCGGCGCCTCCGGGATGATCGGGACGTACGCCGTACAGGTCGCGGGACGCGTCGGCGCCACCGTCCACGCCGTCTGCAGCGGCCGCAACGCCAAGCTGGCCGAGGAACTCGGCGCGGACCGCGTCTTCGACTACACGACCGAGGAATTCACCGCGTCCGGCGAGCGGTACGACGTCGTCTTCGACACTGTCGCCCGCAGCTCGTTCGCCCGCTGCCGCCCGGTGCTCGCGCCCCGCGGCAGCTATCTGCCGACCACCGGCCTGATCAACAACGCGCTGCACCTGCGCACCGCGCTGACCCGCGGCCCACGGGTCCGGACCGGCATGTCGGTGCGCAAGCACGCCGCCCTGGCCGACCTTCGTGACCTGCTGGACCGCGGTGAGCTGCGGATCGTCGTGGACCGCACCTATCCGCTGAGTGAGATCGTCGCGGCGCACCGGCACGTCGACACCGGCCACAAGGTCGGCAGCGTGGTCATCACAGTGCCTTGA